Genomic DNA from Shouchella patagoniensis:
GCATAAATGAATTTATAAGATTGATCCATACGCCAATTGCTTTCTTGTGCGAATGTATTTTTTAGTAAGAATAAGCCAGAAGGTGATGTGAAAAGTGTGTTTGCATCATTCATTGCTGTCCCTCGCATTATGTAGTCTGGACTGAGTATATCATATTTAAGGAATAGTGAGAAAATAGCAATCTGGATATTTTGTATTAAAAGATAGTACAGAACATACTGAAATCTAATGCAAAGGTTTACATAATCGAACTATTTGATTACAATAGCAAATATATATATTTTTTGACTTATAGGATCGATAGTTCAGTTGTTCGTTTATATAAGGCGATTTATATGGTTTTAATTGAAGCTATGAATGCGATATAAACAATTAAAATCCTCTATGCAAGCGTTTGCAAAAAAGAGGGTTGTTAGGGGGCTAAAGGAAAAATAGTGATAGGAAGAATCATATACGAGGATACTTGATTTGTAAGACTAACAGAAACTAGAACCATACATAGAAATAGAGATACCTTGTTACGAAAGACAAGGAGATAGATAGAGGAGAGTTTCCATTATGCCATTGCTTATTACTGCATTAGGGGTATTACTTCTTTTGCTACTAATCATGAAGTTTAAAATTAATACGCTTATTTCTTTGTCGATTGTATCATTTGCACTAGCGATCGCCCTCGGGATTCCTATTCCAGACATTGTTGTTGCGATTGAGGATGGTCTTGGAGGAACGTTGGCAAGTGTAGGGTTAATCTTTGGTTTTGGTGCAATCTTAGGTAAGCTTATCGCTGATGCAGGTGGAGCGCAACGAATTTCTACGACATTAATTGCTGCTTTTGGGGAAAAAAGAATTCAGTGGGCGGTTGTTTTAACCGCATTTATGCTTGGGATTGCTCTCTTTTTTGAGGTTGGACTTGTTTTATTGATTCCGATTGTTTATCAAATTTCAAAACAAGTAAATATATCCTTCCTTTATTTGGGATTACCGATGGTGACGGCATTGTCTGTTACGCACGCTTTTCTTCCTCCACATCCTGGTCCAACTGTTATTGCCGGAGAATATGGTGCAGATATCGGTATGGTATTAATTTATGGTTTTATTATTTCAATTCCAACGGTATTAATTGCGGGTCCTCTTTTCACAAAATACGCACAGAAATTTGTTCCGAGTGCGTTTAAAAAACAAAACAATAGCTCGATGGCGGCTCTTGGTGACGCTAAGCCAATGCCACTAGAGGAAACACCTGGATTCTTCAAAAGTTCAATTACTGCTCTCTTTCCGGTATTGTTAATGGGTTTTGCGACGATCGTAAATTTTTTGCAGGAAGCGACAAATCTTCCTTCGAATCTATTATTTGAGATCATCGCATTTATAGGTACACCAACAGCAACGATGTTTTTGTCACTCTTGTTTGCTTTATATACAATGGGGATTTCACAGAATCGGACAATGACACAGTTAATGGAATCTGCAGAGTCATCGGTAAAAGCAATTGCGATGATCTTACTTATTCTTGGAATGAGTGGTGCATTAAAAGAGGTATTAATTGTTGGTGGTGTAGGTGATTATGTGGCAACTCTTTTTATTGGAAGCGCATTATCCCCTATCATCCTAGCATGGTTGATTGCAGCGCTTATGCGTATTGCACAAGGTTCGGCTACGGTTGCTGCGTTAACAACCGCAGGACTTGTCATCCCTCTTATGGAAGGGGCTGACGTAAACTTAGCACTTATGGTACTTGCAACTGGAGCTGGTAGTGTCATTGCTTCTCACGTAAATGACACAGGCTTCTGGATTATTAAAGAATCCTTTGGATTAACAATGAAAGAAACGTTTGCGACATGGACGGTATTAGAAACCCTTATTTCCGTTTGCGGACTGATGTTTGTTTTATTGTTAAGTGTGTTTGTTTAATAGAAAGAAAGGCTTCAAATTTGTATTACATATTCTAATTAAGCCCCTGCTTGAAATGAGGGGCTTTTTCGTGTGATTACAGTAGTACATTTTTTACCGCTTATCCTTTTCGATGACTTGATCAAAAGCCTACGTTATAATGAGCAAAACGTTACAACAATAGAGGTGGCAGGATGGAGAATATTGCGGCTTTTGACATTGGCACAACGAATATAAAAGGGGTTTTAATCGAAAAAGATGGTTCTTATCGACTGCCCCTAACACATTCATTAAGAACGATTTTTGGAGAAGGGGGAACGGTGGAGCA
This window encodes:
- a CDS encoding gluconate:H+ symporter; the protein is MPLLITALGVLLLLLLIMKFKINTLISLSIVSFALAIALGIPIPDIVVAIEDGLGGTLASVGLIFGFGAILGKLIADAGGAQRISTTLIAAFGEKRIQWAVVLTAFMLGIALFFEVGLVLLIPIVYQISKQVNISFLYLGLPMVTALSVTHAFLPPHPGPTVIAGEYGADIGMVLIYGFIISIPTVLIAGPLFTKYAQKFVPSAFKKQNNSSMAALGDAKPMPLEETPGFFKSSITALFPVLLMGFATIVNFLQEATNLPSNLLFEIIAFIGTPTATMFLSLLFALYTMGISQNRTMTQLMESAESSVKAIAMILLILGMSGALKEVLIVGGVGDYVATLFIGSALSPIILAWLIAALMRIAQGSATVAALTTAGLVIPLMEGADVNLALMVLATGAGSVIASHVNDTGFWIIKESFGLTMKETFATWTVLETLISVCGLMFVLLLSVFV